One window of Arcobacter sp. LA11 genomic DNA carries:
- a CDS encoding MBL fold metallo-hydrolase, whose translation MGIKIQPMGDYQTNCYIVTVKDKDFIIDPGVGATSWVKQNVKNPIAILNTHGHFDHVWSNKELSELLNLKIYTPKEDNFMLQKDPYGMGMTPSRADVLVDYDEEIDFDGIKVKFHFFPGHTPGCSAIEINNNLFSGDFIFNGSIGRCDFPYSDPSLMIKSIDKVLSWDRDITIYPGHGSSTTLNKERNSLENWKNYL comes from the coding sequence ATGGGTATAAAAATCCAACCTATGGGTGATTATCAAACTAACTGTTACATCGTAACTGTTAAAGATAAAGACTTTATCATTGATCCAGGAGTGGGTGCCACTTCATGGGTAAAACAAAACGTAAAAAATCCAATAGCCATTTTAAATACACATGGTCACTTTGATCATGTATGGTCAAATAAAGAACTTAGTGAGTTATTAAACTTAAAAATATATACTCCAAAAGAAGATAATTTTATGCTTCAAAAGGATCCTTATGGCATGGGAATGACTCCTTCAAGAGCTGATGTATTAGTTGATTATGATGAAGAGATTGATTTTGATGGAATAAAAGTTAAATTTCACTTTTTCCCAGGGCATACGCCTGGTTGTTCTGCTATTGAGATTAATAATAATCTATTTTCTGGTGATTTTATATTTAATGGATCAATAGGAAGATGTGATTTCCCTTATTCAGATCCAAGTCTTATGATAAAAAGTATAGATAAAGTTTTATCGTGGGATAGAGATATTACAATTTATCCAGGTCATGGATCTTCTACTACATTAAATAAAGAGAGAAACTCTTTAGAAAACTGGAAAAATTACTTATAG
- a CDS encoding GGDEF domain-containing protein, whose product MQKQNELNTYNFQAIIALNDHLVGLNRLDDIFNYIASYLKKDYSIDKFKATINSNQLYISCRNDKSLNTKEFDIKLNENDDLKITILYEDREEQDINNSISLVKMTFSIIAQTIYNKYLEYKLIEMTLKDSLTGLYNRQYVDEYLKSSLPLSNRENKKIGFLKVGIDHFKAVIDEFDYTTGDKVLKELAKSLEHTVRESDIVARIESDEFLIILHNIINENNAIMIADKIINNFKNVKVVVDENTKQTLMKTICTGISIYPDDADRIDEIFRSSDIALYEARNKGRSQSFKFQKDVDTLELF is encoded by the coding sequence ATGCAAAAACAGAATGAATTAAATACATATAACTTTCAAGCAATTATAGCCTTAAATGATCATCTTGTTGGTTTAAATAGACTAGATGATATTTTTAATTACATTGCGTCATATCTCAAAAAAGATTATTCAATAGATAAATTCAAAGCTACAATAAACAGTAATCAACTATATATCAGTTGCAGAAATGACAAGTCATTAAATACTAAAGAATTTGATATAAAACTTAACGAAAATGATGATTTAAAAATAACTATTTTATACGAAGATAGAGAAGAACAAGATATAAATAACTCTATAAGTTTAGTAAAAATGACTTTTAGTATTATTGCACAAACAATTTATAATAAATACCTAGAGTATAAACTAATCGAAATGACTTTAAAAGACTCGCTTACGGGTCTTTACAATAGACAATATGTAGATGAATATTTAAAAAGTAGTTTACCTTTATCTAATAGAGAAAACAAAAAAATTGGCTTTTTAAAAGTAGGAATAGATCATTTTAAAGCAGTTATCGATGAATTTGATTATACTACAGGGGATAAAGTTTTAAAAGAACTTGCAAAAAGTTTAGAACATACAGTAAGAGAGTCTGATATAGTAGCAAGAATTGAATCAGATGAATTTTTAATAATACTTCACAATATAATTAATGAAAATAATGCTATAATGATTGCAGATAAAATAATTAATAACTTTAAAAATGTTAAAGTTGTAGTTGATGAGAATACAAAACAAACTTTAATGAAAACTATTTGTACAGGAATCTCAATATACCCTGATGATGCAGACCGTATTGACGAGATTTTCAGATCATCTGACATAGCTTTGTATGAAGCTAGAAACAAGGGTAGAAGTCAATCTTTTAAATTTCAAAAAGATGTGGATACACTTGAATTATTTTAA
- a CDS encoding GGDEF domain-containing protein, translating into MRNNILELIKSSANNEKDFKSLENIYKLYDQLQYSSNIKQMGEDIYLWLHTNFNIDNVTFSLFDIERNNRENIFVEGEEFYLDDNLSFFFIINTHTNLNAIVSFSATSQTHHEILTKEYSIIEAAFFQISPIIQNGIIKKNFIESLSLDSVTKVYNRHYLIENLNKQISLSKKEYKSIYFIMIGVDHFKAVVDEFDHDVGDQVLVELAKVIHTNISEFDMVARLSGDEFLISMLSTNNVNDITTISNNIINDFSKVKVNVDNQGHTLQKTICIGFDVYETFNSDDSIDKTIKNADIALYEAKNKGRSELFNYGDLNEEDTIDLF; encoded by the coding sequence ATGAGAAATAATATTTTAGAATTAATCAAATCATCAGCAAATAACGAAAAAGACTTTAAATCATTAGAAAACATTTATAAGTTATATGATCAATTGCAATATTCTTCTAATATAAAACAAATGGGTGAAGATATATATCTTTGGTTACATACAAATTTTAATATTGATAATGTAACCTTCTCTTTATTTGATATTGAGAGAAACAATAGAGAAAATATTTTTGTTGAAGGAGAAGAGTTCTATTTAGATGATAATTTATCTTTCTTTTTTATTATAAATACTCACACAAACTTAAATGCTATAGTTTCTTTTAGTGCAACATCTCAAACACACCATGAAATATTAACAAAAGAGTATAGTATAATTGAAGCTGCATTTTTTCAAATATCCCCTATTATTCAAAATGGTATTATCAAAAAGAACTTTATTGAGTCATTATCTTTAGATTCTGTTACAAAAGTTTACAATAGACACTATTTAATCGAAAATTTAAATAAACAAATATCTTTATCAAAAAAAGAATATAAATCTATTTATTTTATTATGATTGGAGTGGATCACTTTAAAGCAGTAGTAGATGAGTTTGATCATGATGTTGGAGATCAAGTACTAGTTGAATTAGCAAAAGTTATTCATACTAACATCTCAGAGTTTGATATGGTTGCAAGACTAAGTGGAGATGAATTTCTAATTTCAATGTTAAGTACAAATAATGTAAATGATATTACAACAATTTCTAATAATATTATAAATGACTTTAGTAAAGTAAAAGTAAATGTTGATAATCAAGGTCACACATTACAAAAAACTATCTGTATTGGATTTGATGTTTACGAAACTTTTAATAGTGATGATTCAATTGATAAAACTATTAAAAATGCAGACATCGCCCTTTATGAAGCAAAGAATAAAGGTAGAAGCGAACTATTTAATTATGGAGACCTAAATGAAGAAGATACAATAGATTTATTTTAA
- the cmoB gene encoding tRNA 5-methoxyuridine(34)/uridine 5-oxyacetic acid(34) synthase CmoB: protein MDLEELKKKKENCRSWKNVEPWYSQILKVSEIEKNNLHIDYGDWFTIGKRENLTQQEFDLLEETAKKLIPWRKGPFNLFGLEIDSEWQSNIKYNLIRPHFNLKNKVVADIGCNNGYYMFRMLEDKPKKLIGFDPSALTLHQFEFINHFVKSEIEYEMLGVEHLEYYNHKFDFIFMLGVLYHRPDPVGTLKSLARGLNSKGEILIDTFMIDGEEELCLTPNKRYSKIPNIYFIPTIPALKNWLSRAGFENIEVIATTTTTNEEQRKTKWSFDQSLEDFLDPEDSSKTIEGYPAPKRVYMKARKIQ from the coding sequence ATGGATTTAGAAGAATTAAAAAAGAAAAAAGAAAATTGTCGATCATGGAAAAATGTAGAACCATGGTATAGTCAGATATTAAAAGTATCAGAAATAGAAAAAAATAATTTACATATTGACTATGGTGACTGGTTTACAATCGGGAAAAGAGAGAATTTAACTCAACAAGAATTTGATTTATTAGAAGAGACTGCAAAAAAATTAATACCTTGGAGAAAAGGTCCTTTTAATTTATTTGGATTAGAAATAGATAGTGAATGGCAAAGCAATATAAAATATAATCTAATAAGACCACATTTTAATTTAAAAAATAAAGTTGTTGCGGATATTGGTTGTAACAATGGTTATTATATGTTTAGAATGTTAGAAGATAAGCCAAAAAAATTAATTGGTTTTGATCCTTCTGCTTTGACTTTACATCAATTTGAATTTATAAATCACTTTGTTAAGTCAGAGATTGAATATGAAATGCTTGGAGTTGAACATCTAGAATACTATAATCATAAATTTGATTTTATATTTATGTTAGGTGTTTTATATCATAGACCTGATCCTGTTGGAACTTTAAAATCACTTGCTCGTGGATTAAATAGTAAAGGTGAAATTTTAATAGATACTTTTATGATTGATGGAGAAGAAGAATTATGTTTAACACCAAATAAAAGATATTCAAAAATACCAAATATATATTTTATTCCAACAATTCCTGCTTTAAAAAATTGGTTAAGTAGGGCAGGGTTTGAGAATATTGAAGTGATTGCAACAACAACCACTACAAACGAAGAACAAAGAAAAACAAAATGGTCTTTTGATCAAAGTTTAGAAGATTTTTTAGATCCAGAAGATAGTTCAAAGACTATAGAAGGTTATCCTGCACCCAAAAGAGTTTATATGAAAGCTAGAAAAATACAGTAG
- the ccsA gene encoding cytochrome c biogenesis protein CcsA has product MKKILDILFSFKTTLTLLAILAIGAGVATFIENDFGTSSARVLIYNNIWYETVLVLTTLNMAGIIYKYKMWKHKARFIFHTSFVVILIGAAMTRYVGYEGIMHIREGKTENRMISLEPYLQVKIKQENGSYYKEYPLELTALGSNDFTYKIKFNGKELVVKFNNFMYAKKGQNNMSILSVDAILNGQTKTVKLPGKRGMKGISKMEDFGDTIVTLEYGSKVLSLPFSIHLKDFQLDRYPGSMAPSSYASEVTVNNEDGTKYDYRIFMNRTLHQGNFLFFQSSYDQDEKGTVLSVNNDPGKWPTYLGYFLLTLGLVLNLFDKKSRFWKLTKYVNAKNAAGLITACMLAFSTNSLEAAEPNTTGLDFNATKNDTTAYLNNFKEKSVLTADKFSKLVVQSSGGRMKPLNTLNREIAYKLSSKSSMFGMNSDQIILGMLTRPELWRNVKMIKIKTPKLKKILGVETSRKYIAFSEVFKGGKYVLNDEAQKASMTKPNERGTFERDIIALDEKLNIAYMVYNGNLFNLFPQIGVNDNNKWYTPLDAMKSFKGENQKAVESMVRGFINSVINENWEVSNKFLDMLSQYQEKAGAQVIPSKSQIDKEIAFNNLDIFPKITLAYIILGFVMLIVAFIVVFNPKIKPRKTTFVFFILLAILFALHTFGMGFRWVVSGHAPWSDTYESLLYISWSAIFAGVIFFRKSLLALSAAVIVAGIFMFTAHLTGINPQITNLVPVLKSYWLTIHVSILTASYGFFGLGAILGYMSLIMYIFRKGRPHLDETIKHITAINEIALIIGLSAITIGNFLGGVWANESWGRYWGWDPKETWAYVSIVLYVLVVHLRFVKPLNNPFVFSTASLLTFSSILMTYFGVNFYLSGMHSYATGDPVPVPMWVYYITAAIFVTIGLAYKNRNLKDDVCHTK; this is encoded by the coding sequence TTGAAAAAGATTCTTGATATCTTATTCTCCTTCAAGACAACACTTACTTTATTGGCTATTCTAGCTATTGGTGCTGGTGTAGCAACATTTATTGAAAATGATTTTGGTACATCTTCTGCTAGAGTTTTAATTTATAATAATATTTGGTACGAAACAGTTTTAGTTTTAACAACATTAAATATGGCTGGAATTATTTATAAATATAAAATGTGGAAACATAAAGCTAGATTTATTTTCCATACATCGTTTGTAGTAATCTTAATCGGTGCTGCAATGACTAGATATGTTGGATATGAAGGTATTATGCATATTAGAGAAGGTAAAACTGAAAATAGAATGATTTCATTAGAACCTTATTTGCAAGTTAAAATAAAACAAGAAAATGGTAGCTACTATAAAGAGTATCCTTTAGAATTAACTGCCTTAGGAAGCAATGACTTTACATACAAAATTAAATTTAATGGAAAAGAGTTAGTTGTAAAATTCAATAACTTTATGTATGCAAAAAAAGGTCAAAACAATATGAGTATTTTAAGTGTAGATGCAATACTTAATGGGCAAACCAAAACTGTCAAACTACCTGGAAAAAGAGGAATGAAAGGGATTTCTAAAATGGAAGACTTTGGAGATACTATCGTTACTTTAGAATATGGTTCAAAAGTATTATCTTTACCTTTTTCTATACACTTAAAAGATTTCCAACTTGATAGATATCCAGGAAGTATGGCTCCTTCTTCATATGCATCAGAAGTTACAGTAAACAATGAAGATGGTACAAAATATGATTATAGAATCTTCATGAATAGAACACTTCATCAAGGAAACTTCTTATTTTTCCAAAGTTCATATGATCAAGATGAAAAAGGTACAGTACTTTCAGTTAATAATGACCCAGGGAAGTGGCCTACGTATCTGGGATATTTTTTATTAACACTAGGTCTTGTTTTAAATTTATTTGATAAAAAATCAAGATTTTGGAAACTTACAAAATATGTTAATGCAAAAAATGCAGCCGGTCTAATTACTGCATGTATGTTAGCCTTTTCAACAAATAGTTTAGAAGCAGCAGAACCTAATACAACGGGATTAGATTTTAATGCAACAAAAAATGATACAACTGCTTACTTAAATAATTTTAAGGAAAAGTCAGTACTTACTGCTGATAAGTTTTCTAAACTAGTTGTACAAAGTAGTGGTGGAAGAATGAAACCATTAAATACGCTTAATAGAGAAATTGCTTATAAACTATCATCTAAAAGTTCAATGTTTGGAATGAATTCAGATCAAATTATTCTTGGAATGCTTACAAGACCAGAACTTTGGCGAAATGTAAAAATGATTAAAATTAAAACACCAAAATTAAAAAAGATTTTAGGTGTAGAAACATCAAGAAAATATATTGCATTCTCTGAAGTTTTCAAAGGCGGAAAATATGTGCTTAATGATGAAGCACAAAAAGCTTCAATGACTAAACCAAATGAACGAGGTACATTTGAAAGAGATATTATAGCACTTGATGAAAAATTAAATATTGCATACATGGTTTACAACGGTAACTTATTTAATTTATTCCCTCAAATAGGTGTTAATGATAATAACAAATGGTATACACCTCTTGATGCTATGAAATCATTTAAAGGAGAGAACCAAAAAGCTGTAGAATCTATGGTTAGAGGTTTTATAAACTCTGTTATAAATGAAAACTGGGAAGTATCAAATAAATTTTTAGATATGTTATCACAATATCAAGAAAAAGCAGGAGCACAAGTTATTCCTTCTAAGTCACAAATTGATAAAGAGATTGCTTTTAACAATTTAGATATTTTTCCTAAAATTACACTTGCATATATTATTTTAGGTTTTGTAATGTTAATTGTTGCATTTATTGTTGTTTTTAATCCTAAAATTAAACCAAGAAAAACTACATTTGTATTTTTTATTTTACTAGCAATTCTTTTTGCACTTCATACTTTTGGTATGGGGTTTAGATGGGTTGTTTCAGGACATGCGCCTTGGTCAGATACATATGAATCTCTTTTATATATTTCATGGTCAGCAATTTTTGCTGGGGTTATTTTCTTTAGAAAATCACTTCTTGCATTAAGTGCAGCTGTAATAGTAGCTGGTATTTTTATGTTTACAGCACACTTAACAGGTATTAACCCTCAAATTACAAACCTAGTGCCTGTACTAAAATCATACTGGTTAACAATTCATGTTTCAATTTTAACAGCTTCATATGGATTCTTTGGATTAGGTGCTATTTTAGGTTATATGTCATTAATAATGTATATATTTAGAAAAGGTAGACCTCATTTAGATGAAACAATTAAACATATTACTGCTATTAATGAAATTGCGTTAATTATTGGATTATCAGCGATTACTATTGGAAACTTCCTTGGTGGAGTTTGGGCAAATGAATCTTGGGGTAGATATTGGGGATGGGATCCAAAAGAGACTTGGGCTTATGTATCAATCGTATTATATGTATTAGTTGTACACTTAAGATTTGTTAAACCACTTAACAATCCATTTGTATTCTCAACAGCATCATTATTGACATTCTCTTCAATTTTAATGACATATTTTGGAGTAAACTTTTATCTATCAGGAATGCACTCGTACGCAACAGGGGATCCAGTTCCAGTTCCTATGTGGGTATACTATATAACAGCTGCTATCTTTGTAACAATAGGACTTGCATACAAAAATAGAAATCTAAAAGATGATGTTTGTCATACAAAATAA
- a CDS encoding response regulator transcription factor, translating to MNHDKLHNIIAFTKDLHVLYIEDNFDVREQTIKMLQIFFTSIVVAKNGSEGLNLFNSNNKYESTSFDLIITDIEMPVIDGISMINSIRDTNKDIPILIFSAHSNTDYFLKTINAGIDGYILKPYNIEQISNSLMNIIEKNKLTNSNDHIIHLEDDYIWNLKDSLLYKNEEIIKLTKNEIKLFTLFITSKGSLKTYDEIESYIFNDFSSNNKRVRNLVSRLKIKLDYEIFESIYSHGYKLKYKNFL from the coding sequence ATGAATCATGACAAGTTACACAATATTATTGCATTTACAAAAGATTTACATGTTCTATATATAGAAGACAATTTCGATGTAAGAGAACAGACTATAAAAATGCTTCAAATCTTTTTTACGTCTATAGTAGTTGCAAAAAATGGTTCAGAAGGATTAAATCTATTTAATTCAAACAATAAATATGAATCTACATCTTTTGATTTAATTATTACAGATATAGAAATGCCTGTAATTGATGGAATTTCCATGATAAATTCTATTAGAGATACAAATAAAGATATCCCAATTTTAATTTTTTCTGCACATAGTAATACTGATTACTTTCTAAAAACGATCAATGCAGGAATTGATGGATACATACTAAAACCCTATAATATTGAACAAATATCTAATTCTTTGATGAATATAATTGAGAAAAATAAACTTACTAACTCAAATGATCATATAATTCATTTAGAAGATGATTATATTTGGAATTTAAAAGATTCTTTATTATACAAAAATGAAGAAATCATAAAGCTAACAAAAAATGAGATAAAACTTTTTACTTTATTTATAACTTCGAAAGGTTCTTTAAAAACCTATGATGAGATAGAATCATATATTTTTAATGATTTTAGTTCAAATAATAAAAGAGTTAGAAACTTAGTTTCAAGACTAAAGATAAAACTAGATTATGAAATCTTTGAATCTATTTACTCTCATGGATATAAATTAAAATATAAAAACTTTTTATAA
- a CDS encoding transporter substrate-binding domain-containing protein: MNKLINNLIILLILSFSVFANDNINLTIEEKKFLKNNSPLRLHNELNWPPYNYYQNDKPKGFSIDYLNLLAKKINTDIKFITGPSWDEFMQMLQNDEIDAIINISKNEQRAKTIAFTSIFHTAANAIYVKNGDEQLDSLEKLEGKTIVMPKGFFAQKAIAKYYPKINQILVKDSLEALKLLSLGKADATIGKKNVIDYVITLNNISGVSPTNYVDDNRMVSLIRIGTSKKKAILRDILEKAQKSVTDEELLSLKRKWFGAREIKEDLFSNFLTKRESNYISKRKIIRMCNINDLKPISFKEDEKLKGITIDILKKIEKLINIRFIPIKTKSWEQSKEYLRTNRCDIIPTVTNSNELIDYAKFTKPYLNYKLAIITQKNKPVVSSLDDILDKTMAKKYDSQLITLLKSTNPDLNILKTKNDRETIEAVSTGKAYFAVEPLPIASYYMSNYALKNLYISRYTNMSYTVNMAVNSNNPILLSILDKTLSQINENEHREIFNKWTAVSFETTFDYTFLWETIFVILVIIAIFSYRQYVLNKHNKTLQLANDEIEEKTIELAKQKILFEKLYDKSSDGVLLIRNNLITSCNESTHNILKYSKSEILYKHLYEISPYRQPNGEISKEKSENMIRETLHKGVSSSEWIFADANNQSIWVEIVLTSIEIEGNRVIHTVIRDISNRKILEQKLEDLNINLEEKIKKEIIKNEKNTKQLIQQSRLAQMGEMISMIAHQWRQPLAAISATTNNLLIKMLIDKKVDKELIENELKLITDYSQHLSSTIDDFRNFFKTEKEKNEFDLELLILKSISIIKTSIESNNIILKTQFNSNLKVFSYSTEIQQVILNILKNAEDILIEKDSDDKKIEITTYKKDDTSVLIKIHDNGGGIENSVIEKIFDPYFSTKDTKDGTGLGLYMSRIIINEHCEGNLRVVNEYDGATFLIELPTNNMDKKNA; encoded by the coding sequence ATGAATAAACTGATAAATAATCTAATAATACTCTTAATTCTTTCATTTTCAGTTTTTGCAAATGATAATATAAACTTAACAATAGAAGAAAAAAAGTTTTTAAAAAATAACTCTCCATTAAGACTTCATAATGAGTTAAATTGGCCTCCATATAACTATTATCAAAATGATAAACCAAAGGGTTTCTCTATTGATTATTTAAATTTATTGGCAAAAAAAATAAATACTGATATAAAATTTATTACAGGTCCTTCGTGGGATGAGTTTATGCAGATGCTCCAAAATGACGAAATAGATGCCATTATTAATATTTCAAAAAATGAACAAAGAGCTAAAACAATTGCTTTTACATCAATTTTTCATACTGCTGCGAATGCAATTTATGTAAAGAACGGTGATGAACAACTGGATTCTTTAGAAAAATTAGAAGGCAAGACTATTGTTATGCCAAAAGGTTTTTTTGCACAAAAAGCAATTGCAAAGTACTATCCTAAAATAAATCAAATATTAGTAAAAGATTCCCTTGAAGCACTAAAGCTACTATCTTTAGGAAAGGCCGATGCAACTATTGGAAAAAAGAATGTAATTGACTATGTAATTACATTAAACAATATTTCAGGGGTTAGCCCGACAAATTATGTTGATGATAATAGAATGGTAAGTTTAATACGTATAGGTACTTCAAAAAAGAAAGCTATTCTTAGAGATATTTTAGAAAAAGCTCAAAAAAGTGTTACAGATGAAGAATTACTTTCTTTAAAAAGAAAATGGTTTGGAGCTAGAGAAATAAAAGAAGATCTTTTTAGTAATTTTTTAACTAAAAGAGAATCCAACTATATTTCAAAAAGAAAAATCATAAGAATGTGTAATATCAATGATTTAAAACCTATTTCATTTAAAGAAGATGAAAAATTAAAAGGTATTACTATTGATATATTAAAAAAAATCGAAAAGCTGATTAATATTCGATTTATTCCCATTAAAACAAAATCTTGGGAACAATCAAAAGAGTATTTAAGAACAAATAGATGTGATATTATTCCTACAGTAACAAACAGTAATGAATTAATCGATTATGCAAAGTTTACAAAACCTTATCTAAACTATAAATTAGCAATCATAACTCAGAAAAATAAACCTGTTGTATCAAGTTTAGATGATATTTTAGATAAAACAATGGCAAAAAAATATGATTCTCAATTAATTACTCTATTAAAATCTACAAATCCAGATTTAAATATTTTAAAAACGAAAAACGATAGAGAAACGATAGAAGCAGTTAGTACAGGAAAAGCATATTTTGCAGTAGAACCACTTCCTATAGCCTCTTATTATATGTCAAATTACGCACTAAAAAATCTTTATATTTCTAGATATACAAATATGTCCTATACTGTTAATATGGCTGTAAATAGTAATAACCCTATTCTTTTGAGTATTTTAGATAAAACATTAAGCCAAATTAATGAAAATGAACACAGAGAAATATTTAATAAATGGACTGCGGTATCATTTGAAACGACTTTTGATTATACATTTTTATGGGAAACAATATTTGTTATTTTAGTTATTATTGCAATTTTTTCCTATAGACAATATGTTTTAAATAAGCATAATAAAACATTACAACTAGCAAATGATGAAATTGAAGAAAAAACTATTGAGCTTGCAAAACAGAAAATATTATTTGAAAAATTATATGATAAATCATCGGATGGAGTTCTTTTAATACGAAATAATTTAATTACAAGCTGTAATGAGTCAACACATAATATTTTGAAATATTCAAAATCTGAAATACTTTATAAGCATTTATATGAAATATCGCCTTATAGACAACCAAATGGTGAAATATCAAAAGAAAAATCTGAAAATATGATAAGAGAAACTTTGCACAAAGGTGTTTCAAGTTCAGAATGGATTTTTGCAGATGCAAATAATCAAAGTATTTGGGTAGAGATAGTACTTACTTCTATTGAAATAGAAGGAAATAGAGTTATACATACTGTGATTAGAGATATATCAAATAGAAAAATTTTAGAGCAGAAACTTGAAGATTTAAATATTAATCTTGAAGAGAAAATCAAAAAAGAGATAATCAAAAATGAAAAAAATACAAAACAACTAATCCAACAATCAAGACTTGCTCAAATGGGAGAAATGATTTCAATGATTGCACATCAATGGAGACAACCCCTTGCTGCTATATCTGCTACTACTAATAATTTACTAATCAAAATGTTAATTGATAAAAAAGTGGATAAAGAGCTTATTGAAAATGAATTAAAATTAATTACAGATTATTCTCAACATTTATCTTCTACAATAGATGATTTTAGAAATTTCTTTAAAACAGAAAAAGAAAAAAATGAATTTGATTTAGAATTACTTATTTTAAAATCTATTAGTATAATTAAAACATCTATTGAATCAAATAATATTATTCTAAAAACACAATTTAACTCAAATTTGAAGGTTTTTTCATATTCTACAGAAATTCAACAAGTTATATTAAATATTCTTAAAAATGCAGAAGATATATTGATTGAAAAAGATTCAGATGACAAAAAAATAGAAATAACAACTTATAAAAAAGATGATACATCAGTATTAATTAAAATTCATGACAATGGAGGAGGAATCGAAAATAGCGTTATTGAAAAGATTTTTGACCCCTACTTCTCTACAAAAGATACTAAAGATGGAACAGGACTAGGATTATATATGAGTAGAATTATAATAAATGAACATTGTGAAGGAAATTTAAGAGTTGTAAATGAGTATGATGGAGCAACTTTCTTAATAGAGTTACCAACTAATAATATGGATAAAAAAAATGCCTAA
- a CDS encoding GGDEF domain-containing response regulator: MPNNLKELINYGQTLNVLFIEDNEEVRIQLEKLLKNFFSNIDMEENGLDGYERYIDFKNKNDRSYDLVITDLSMPKMDGVDLCKQIMKDNPNQLILVISAHTESKKLIELIDIGIYKFLQKPVDYNNLLNSLSLIISKIKREKSYVKLETEVKNIKDHNEKLNELVITDKLTSIYNRRFIDNILNQRFSDLESNSNKELSIIFIDIDDFKLINDFHGHLIGDQILVEFSQKLKSLIRANDILGRWGGEEFIIISDRTNLESAKSIAEKLRKGIENSTFTKVDKLTASFGIASYEEKDCIHNLIQKADYSLYKAKEEGKNKVCFIDNLNKL; encoded by the coding sequence ATGCCTAATAATTTAAAAGAATTAATCAATTATGGTCAAACATTAAATGTACTATTTATTGAAGACAATGAAGAAGTAAGAATCCAATTAGAAAAACTTTTGAAAAACTTTTTTTCAAATATTGATATGGAAGAAAATGGTTTAGATGGATATGAAAGATATATTGATTTTAAAAACAAAAATGATAGATCTTACGATTTAGTAATTACAGATTTGAGTATGCCAAAAATGGATGGTGTAGACTTATGTAAGCAAATAATGAAAGATAACCCTAATCAGCTTATTTTAGTAATCTCTGCACATACAGAATCTAAAAAACTGATAGAGCTTATAGATATTGGCATTTATAAATTTCTTCAAAAACCTGTAGATTATAATAATTTATTAAATAGTTTATCTTTGATAATTTCAAAAATAAAAAGAGAAAAATCTTATGTAAAACTTGAAACTGAAGTTAAAAATATCAAAGATCATAATGAAAAACTTAATGAATTAGTAATAACTGACAAATTGACCTCTATCTACAATAGACGTTTTATTGATAATATATTAAATCAAAGATTTTCTGATTTAGAAAGTAATTCAAATAAAGAACTATCAATAATTTTTATTGATATTGATGATTTTAAATTAATAAATGATTTTCATGGACATTTAATAGGAGATCAGATTTTAGTAGAATTCTCTCAAAAATTAAAATCTTTAATAAGAGCTAACGATATTTTAGGACGTTGGGGTGGAGAAGAGTTTATTATAATTTCAGATAGAACAAATCTTGAATCTGCAAAAAGTATTGCAGAAAAGTTAAGAAAAGGTATAGAAAATAGTACTTTTACTAAAGTAGATAAATTAACAGCAAGCTTTGGAATAGCCTCATATGAAGAAAAAGATTGTATACATAATCTAATCCAAAAAGCTGATTATAGTTTATATAAAGCAAAAGAAGAAGGTAAGAATAAAGTCTGTTTTATTGATAATTTAAATAAATTATAA